From one Caldithrix abyssi DSM 13497 genomic stretch:
- a CDS encoding flagellar hook assembly protein FlgD has product MGDMINSITNTNVVNSAQQNIVSDNADLGKYEFLQLLVTQLKNQDPLSPMQSQDFAAQLAQFSSLERLMDIDNSLQQGMDADMLLAQTIHNTMATTFIGKEVLAYGDSFSLLSGESASLSFELNGSVKEATIEIYDENDQLVRTIKMTELEKGRHSVEWDGMDEAGNALNGGIYHFKVKAIDEQDNAVTVQTFTRGIVSAIKYEQGQPVLLVDGKEIYFGEVVQIG; this is encoded by the coding sequence ATGGGCGACATGATTAATTCCATTACAAACACAAACGTAGTAAATAGCGCACAGCAAAATATCGTTTCAGACAACGCGGATCTCGGGAAATATGAGTTCCTGCAATTGCTGGTGACGCAATTGAAAAATCAGGATCCTCTATCTCCCATGCAAAGTCAGGATTTTGCCGCGCAGCTGGCCCAATTTAGCTCGCTGGAACGTTTGATGGATATCGACAACAGTTTGCAGCAGGGAATGGATGCCGACATGCTTCTGGCCCAGACCATTCATAACACCATGGCCACCACCTTTATCGGAAAGGAAGTGCTGGCCTACGGCGACTCTTTTTCGCTGCTGTCTGGCGAAAGCGCCTCGTTAAGTTTTGAATTAAACGGATCGGTAAAAGAAGCCACCATCGAAATTTACGACGAAAACGACCAGCTGGTGCGAACGATTAAGATGACAGAGCTGGAGAAAGGCCGTCACAGTGTGGAGTGGGATGGCATGGACGAGGCAGGCAACGCGTTGAACGGCGGCATTTACCACTTTAAGGTTAAAGCCATCGATGAACAGGATAATGCGGTTACGGTTCAAACGTTTACGCGCGGTATTGTTTCCGCCATCAAATATGAGCAAGGACAGCCGGTATTGCTGGTTGATGGTAAAGAGATCTATTTCGGCGAAGTTGTTCAAATTGGTTAA
- a CDS encoding flagellar hook protein FlgE produces MLRSLLSGVSGLRNHQMRMDVIGNNIANINTIGFKSGRLNFSEALSQTIGLTSATSVNPMQIGLGMQTTSIENLFNQGSLEQTGVLTDLAIQGDGFFVLNAGEMRVLTRAGQFFFDTDGKLVNHSGLAVQGWMLNQSNQSIGFGTGNLSDITIDMDMVSEAKETQNIWLSGNLNAGLKTTSEVWTLGSALTIGGANADASTALNALDQINTPLVAGDTIEITGTNPDGTAVSATYTYSAGDTIQDLLDAINSAFNGATAAMVDGKIVLTDTEAGDSSTSIRLTNGAANTGRIDLANFVNTVAGETGRAKTSVVIYDSLGVSHNVILEFTKTANTNEWTWVAKTTGDEEILSGGSGRVTFNEAGKLTSFTFDNGDTQLQIDPKNGSEILSIDLHTESGEGRMGLTQFESLSTISVKEQDGRAVGRLVSLTIDNKGVINGTFSNGENMSLAKIALAQVPNKGGLIQLGKGLYQAGMASGSMQIEELDEKSINSIISGTLEMSNVDVSKEFTEMITTQRGFEASAKVITTADQMLDELIRLKR; encoded by the coding sequence ATGTTGAGATCATTGTTATCCGGCGTATCCGGTTTAAGAAACCATCAAATGCGGATGGATGTAATTGGCAACAATATTGCGAATATCAACACCATCGGTTTTAAAAGCGGGCGGTTAAATTTTTCGGAAGCGCTGAGCCAGACCATCGGTCTGACGAGCGCCACAAGCGTCAATCCCATGCAGATTGGCCTGGGAATGCAAACCACGTCCATCGAAAATCTGTTCAACCAGGGGAGCCTGGAGCAAACGGGTGTATTGACGGATCTGGCTATTCAGGGCGACGGTTTTTTTGTGCTGAACGCGGGCGAGATGCGTGTTTTAACGCGCGCCGGTCAGTTCTTTTTTGACACCGACGGAAAACTGGTGAATCATAGCGGCCTGGCCGTTCAGGGGTGGATGTTGAACCAATCCAATCAATCAATAGGCTTTGGCACGGGCAATTTAAGCGATATCACCATCGATATGGATATGGTTTCTGAGGCTAAAGAGACTCAAAATATCTGGTTGTCCGGCAATTTGAACGCCGGATTAAAAACCACCAGCGAAGTGTGGACTCTGGGCAGCGCTTTAACCATTGGCGGGGCCAATGCCGACGCCAGCACCGCGTTGAATGCGCTGGACCAAATCAACACGCCGCTGGTGGCCGGCGACACCATCGAAATAACAGGAACCAACCCGGATGGCACGGCGGTCAGCGCCACTTACACCTATTCCGCTGGCGACACCATTCAGGACCTGTTAGACGCCATTAATTCTGCCTTTAACGGAGCAACGGCTGCCATGGTTGACGGAAAGATAGTTTTAACGGATACCGAAGCCGGCGATAGTTCAACTTCCATCCGGCTGACCAATGGGGCGGCCAATACGGGACGCATCGACCTGGCGAATTTTGTAAATACGGTTGCCGGCGAAACCGGTCGCGCTAAAACGTCGGTGGTGATTTACGACTCGCTGGGCGTCAGCCATAATGTAATTCTGGAATTCACCAAAACCGCCAATACAAACGAATGGACCTGGGTAGCCAAAACCACCGGCGATGAAGAAATTCTGTCCGGCGGGAGCGGACGCGTCACTTTCAACGAAGCGGGAAAGTTGACGTCTTTTACCTTCGACAATGGCGATACTCAGTTGCAGATCGATCCCAAAAATGGCTCTGAAATTTTGTCTATTGATTTGCACACCGAAAGCGGCGAAGGGCGCATGGGGCTGACGCAATTCGAATCGCTTTCAACGATCAGCGTTAAAGAGCAGGACGGCCGCGCCGTTGGACGCCTGGTTAGTTTAACCATCGATAACAAGGGCGTGATCAATGGCACCTTTAGCAATGGCGAGAATATGTCGCTGGCCAAAATTGCCCTGGCTCAGGTGCCCAATAAAGGCGGATTAATTCAATTGGGCAAAGGATTATATCAGGCCGGAATGGCATCGGGTTCTATGCAAATTGAGGAATTGGACGAGAAATCAATCAATTCAATTATCTCCGGCACGCTGGAAATGTCCAATGTCGATGTTTCCAAAGAATTTACCGAGATGATCACCACACAGCGCGGATTTGAAGCCAGTGCTAAAGTGATTACAACGGCAGATCAGATGCTGGATGAACTGATTCGTTTGAAACGCTAA
- a CDS encoding motility protein A yields the protein MDLATIIGIVSGVALVVTTIVMGGSPKIFIHVPSMMVVFGGATAATLISFQLKEVLGVLNVVRKAFFSESIDNVALINRIVELSKKARKEGLLAIDKEVNQIEDAFLRSGMEMVVDGTEPELIRNIMETELSYLMERHKRGQDIFSALGEYAPAFGMIGTLIGLIGMLQNLNDPTQIGGGMAVALITTFYGALAANLVFNPIAGKLKNRSEEEVLVKEMIIEGVLSIQFGEHPNTIQRKLMNFLSPKQRVFEE from the coding sequence GTGGATTTAGCAACCATAATAGGGATTGTTTCGGGAGTTGCTCTGGTTGTTACAACCATCGTCATGGGCGGCAGTCCTAAAATTTTTATTCACGTGCCTTCCATGATGGTTGTGTTCGGCGGCGCGACGGCAGCTACTCTGATCAGTTTTCAGCTCAAAGAAGTGCTGGGCGTGCTCAATGTGGTGCGCAAGGCCTTTTTTAGCGAGAGCATAGACAACGTGGCGCTCATTAATCGCATTGTAGAGTTGTCTAAAAAGGCGCGCAAGGAGGGCTTGCTGGCTATCGACAAAGAAGTCAATCAGATTGAAGACGCCTTTTTGCGTTCGGGCATGGAAATGGTTGTGGATGGAACCGAGCCGGAGCTAATCCGCAATATTATGGAAACAGAACTCTCGTATTTGATGGAACGGCACAAACGGGGGCAGGATATCTTTAGCGCTCTGGGAGAGTATGCCCCGGCATTCGGGATGATTGGTACATTGATCGGTTTAATCGGCATGTTGCAGAACCTGAACGATCCCACACAAATCGGCGGCGGTATGGCTGTGGCTTTGATTACAACCTTTTATGGCGCTCTGGCCGCCAACCTGGTGTTTAACCCCATCGCCGGAAAGTTAAAAAATCGCTCTGAAGAAGAAGTGCTGGTTAAAGAAATGATTATTGAGGGCGTTTTGTCCATTCAATTTGGGGAGCATCCCAATACGATCCAGAGAAAATTAATGAATTTCCTTTCGCCTAAACAAAGGGTTTTTGAAGAGTAA
- a CDS encoding TIGR02530 family flagellar biosynthesis protein, producing the protein MKVAELQIKQNIRPLKPADSAAGIQKSGGARPETPFGALLERQLSEASGLKFSAHAIKRMETRALSLNELDLQRLQQGLQQLEARGAQNSVIVMDDRAFVVSVKNRTVVTAIDQIQNNQKIFTNIDSLAIV; encoded by the coding sequence ATGAAAGTCGCTGAATTACAAATCAAACAGAACATCCGGCCCCTTAAGCCTGCCGATTCGGCTGCCGGAATTCAAAAGTCAGGTGGCGCAAGGCCAGAGACTCCCTTCGGTGCGCTTCTGGAACGGCAGTTGAGCGAAGCCAGCGGCCTTAAATTTTCGGCGCACGCCATAAAGCGCATGGAAACGAGGGCGCTAAGTTTGAATGAGCTCGATTTACAACGCCTGCAACAGGGGTTGCAACAACTGGAAGCCAGAGGCGCGCAAAACTCAGTGATCGTCATGGACGATCGGGCCTTTGTGGTCAGCGTAAAAAACAGAACGGTGGTTACGGCCATCGATCAGATTCAGAATAATCAAAAGATATTTACCAATATCGATAGTTTAGCAATCGTGTAA